A genome region from Corallococcus soli includes the following:
- a CDS encoding diacylglycerol/lipid kinase family protein, which produces MKTFLVVNPRSANGQTGKRWVEISAQVGRVLGEFGHGFTSGGMDAARLARQAIDDGYECIVAVGGDGTLNEVTNGFFRDGQVINPQAALGLLPRGTGGDFRRTFGWDLELTSALERLRTEKTEPFDVGRLDFIDNDGKPATRFFANIASFGVSAVVAREVNSGSKALGGHLSFMWGTVKGLVKYTEQQVRLTLDDKPAETVSVTTVAVANGRYFGSGMFVAPDALTHDGLFDITLWSHYKLSDFVLKSKGVYNGDHVTWKGTRRFQCRTLHAESETGDVFLDVDGETPGRLPCTMTLLPGAIRLKV; this is translated from the coding sequence ATGAAGACGTTCCTCGTGGTCAACCCGCGCAGCGCCAACGGGCAGACGGGGAAGCGATGGGTGGAGATCTCCGCGCAGGTGGGCCGGGTGCTCGGTGAGTTCGGGCACGGCTTCACCAGCGGCGGCATGGATGCGGCGCGGCTGGCGCGGCAGGCCATCGACGACGGCTACGAGTGCATCGTCGCCGTGGGGGGCGACGGCACCCTCAACGAGGTCACCAACGGCTTCTTCCGCGACGGTCAGGTCATCAACCCCCAGGCGGCGCTGGGCCTGTTGCCCCGGGGCACCGGCGGCGACTTCCGCCGCACGTTCGGGTGGGACCTGGAGCTGACGTCCGCGCTGGAGCGGCTGCGCACGGAGAAGACGGAGCCCTTCGACGTGGGCCGGCTGGACTTCATCGACAACGACGGCAAGCCCGCCACGCGCTTCTTCGCCAACATCGCCTCGTTCGGAGTAAGCGCGGTGGTGGCGCGCGAGGTGAACTCCGGCAGCAAGGCGCTGGGCGGCCACCTGAGCTTCATGTGGGGCACCGTGAAGGGCCTGGTGAAGTACACCGAGCAGCAGGTACGCCTGACGCTGGATGACAAGCCGGCGGAGACGGTGAGCGTCACCACCGTGGCCGTGGCCAACGGCCGCTACTTCGGCAGCGGCATGTTCGTCGCCCCGGACGCGCTCACGCACGACGGCCTCTTCGACATCACGCTCTGGTCCCACTACAAGCTGAGCGACTTCGTCCTCAAGTCGAAGGGCGTCTACAACGGCGACCACGTCACCTGGAAGGGCACGCGGCGCTTCCAGTGCCGCACGCTCCACGCGGAGTCGGAGACGGGCGACGTGTTCCTGGACGTGGACGGCGAGACGCCGGGCCGGCTGCCCTGCACGATGACGCTGCTGCCCGGGGCCATCCGCCTCAAGGTGTAG
- a CDS encoding CheR family methyltransferase — MPLLYDDFAWLRQRVLRLSGLVLGHDTHALVETRLASLVREERVADVTALVARLRAQPDGSPLHQRLAEALANHETAFFRDAAVFDALRSTVLPALLARRGRTRTLRIWCAACAYGQEPYSVAMTLAETGLLITGWTVRILATDFSTRALVRASEARYDAQEIHRGLTPLLRQRYFHAERDGWRLNERVRKPVEFRPLNLMEDFPPEAPVDLIFLRNVMIYWDGPTRRAVLARVRRMLHADGYLVLGAAEAAPLAEDGFSRSLIGQTSWYRPAPLPAALEEASGRAHPRPGATP, encoded by the coding sequence ATGCCCCTGCTCTACGACGACTTCGCGTGGCTGCGGCAGCGCGTGCTGCGCCTGTCCGGGCTCGTGCTGGGGCACGACACGCACGCGCTGGTGGAGACGCGGCTCGCGTCGCTCGTGCGCGAGGAGCGGGTCGCGGACGTCACCGCCCTGGTGGCCCGGCTGCGCGCCCAGCCCGACGGCAGCCCCCTCCATCAGCGGCTGGCGGAGGCGCTGGCCAACCACGAGACGGCCTTCTTCCGGGACGCGGCGGTGTTCGACGCCCTGCGCTCCACCGTGCTGCCGGCCCTGCTGGCGCGGCGCGGAAGGACGCGCACGCTGCGCATCTGGTGCGCGGCGTGCGCCTACGGCCAGGAGCCCTACAGCGTCGCGATGACGCTGGCGGAGACGGGGCTGCTCATCACCGGCTGGACGGTGCGCATCCTCGCCACCGACTTCTCCACCCGCGCCCTGGTGCGCGCCAGCGAGGCCCGCTACGACGCGCAGGAGATCCACCGGGGCCTGACGCCCCTCTTGCGCCAGCGCTACTTCCACGCGGAGCGCGACGGGTGGCGGCTGAACGAACGGGTGCGCAAGCCGGTGGAGTTCCGGCCGCTCAACCTGATGGAGGACTTCCCACCGGAGGCCCCCGTGGACCTCATCTTCCTTCGCAACGTGATGATCTACTGGGACGGGCCCACCCGGCGCGCGGTGCTCGCCCGCGTGCGGCGGATGCTGCACGCGGACGGCTACCTGGTGCTGGGCGCCGCGGAGGCCGCCCCCCTGGCGGAGGACGGCTTCTCCCGCAGCCTCATCGGACAGACGAGCTGGTATCGCCCCGCGCCCCTCCCCGCCGCGCTGGAGGAGGCGTCAGGGCGCGCGCACCCGCGTCCGGGCGCTACACCTTGA
- the cheB gene encoding chemotaxis-specific protein-glutamate methyltransferase CheB, which yields MSAIRVLVVDDAAVVRRQVSLLLGSDPGLEVVATAANGRIALAKVEQFQPDVVLLDLEMPELDGLETLKLLRQRSPELAVVMFSALTERAGVLTLEALSLGARDYVTKPTSSGGLNVTVEAVRDELVRKLKALNVRAPPVAGPALAPRVHPPRPQGSARVEIIVMGASTGGPGALVRVVSALPADLSVPVLIVQHMPPLFTRLLAERLEGASKLRVREAVSGEQVRPGSVWVAPGDFHLSLTGDATGVRLLTHQAPPENACRPAVDVLFRSAVDVYGAGVLAVVLTGMGQDGLRGCRRVDEAGGQVVVQDQASCVIGGMPGAVEQAGLADGVTSLDGMAAELVRRVEARGRRS from the coding sequence ATGAGCGCCATCCGGGTCCTGGTGGTGGACGACGCGGCCGTGGTCCGGCGCCAGGTGTCCCTGCTGCTAGGCAGCGACCCCGGCCTGGAGGTCGTCGCCACCGCCGCCAATGGCCGCATCGCGCTGGCGAAGGTGGAGCAGTTCCAGCCGGACGTGGTGCTGCTGGACCTGGAGATGCCGGAGCTGGATGGCCTTGAGACGCTGAAGCTCTTGCGGCAGCGCTCGCCGGAGCTGGCGGTGGTGATGTTCAGCGCGCTCACCGAACGCGCGGGCGTGCTGACGCTGGAGGCGCTGTCGCTGGGGGCGCGCGACTACGTGACGAAGCCCACGTCCTCTGGCGGGCTGAACGTCACCGTGGAGGCGGTGCGCGACGAGCTGGTGCGCAAGCTCAAGGCCCTCAACGTGCGCGCGCCCCCCGTGGCGGGCCCGGCGCTGGCGCCCCGGGTGCATCCGCCCAGGCCCCAGGGGTCCGCGCGGGTGGAGATCATCGTCATGGGCGCGTCCACCGGAGGCCCGGGCGCGCTGGTGCGCGTGGTGTCCGCGCTGCCTGCGGACCTGTCCGTGCCGGTGCTCATCGTGCAGCACATGCCGCCCCTCTTCACCCGGCTGCTCGCGGAGCGGCTGGAGGGCGCGAGCAAGCTGCGCGTGCGCGAGGCCGTGTCGGGGGAGCAGGTGCGGCCCGGCTCGGTGTGGGTCGCGCCCGGGGACTTCCACCTGTCGCTCACCGGGGATGCCACCGGCGTGCGGCTGCTCACCCATCAGGCGCCGCCGGAGAACGCCTGCCGGCCGGCGGTGGACGTGCTCTTCCGCTCGGCGGTGGACGTGTATGGCGCGGGCGTGCTCGCGGTGGTGCTCACCGGCATGGGGCAGGACGGGCTGCGCGGCTGCCGGCGGGTGGATGAGGCGGGCGGTCAGGTGGTGGTGCAGGACCAGGCCAGCTGTGTCATCGGCGGGATGCCGGGCGCGGTGGAGCAGGCGGGGCTGGCGGATGGCGTGACGTCCCTGGACGGGATGGCCGCGGAGCTGGTGCGGCGCGTGGAAGCGCGCGGGCGGAGGAGCTGA
- a CDS encoding antibiotic biosynthesis monooxygenase family protein, producing MVTIGMNYEVREGKADAFERKFALVLEAMRALPAHARTELFRSVGAPGRYLIVSEWHSREGFDAFIASEAFHRVTDWGASAILAGRPRHEVYGADTSPSVPTGRCPVAHAAR from the coding sequence ATGGTCACCATTGGCATGAACTACGAAGTGCGTGAGGGCAAGGCGGACGCCTTCGAGCGGAAGTTCGCGCTCGTGCTGGAGGCGATGCGCGCCCTGCCCGCGCATGCGCGAACGGAGCTGTTCCGGAGCGTGGGGGCGCCCGGGCGCTACCTCATCGTCTCCGAGTGGCACAGCCGCGAGGGCTTCGACGCCTTCATCGCGTCCGAGGCCTTCCACCGGGTGACGGACTGGGGCGCCAGCGCCATCCTGGCGGGCCGACCCCGGCACGAGGTGTACGGCGCGGACACGTCCCCCAGCGTCCCGACGGGCCGCTGCCCGGTCGCGCACGCGGCCCGGTGA
- a CDS encoding AarF/UbiB family protein, whose protein sequence is MRTGLRRWWELGQVARASTRLRRGARPQEAEDARRELAERLLGLRGLPQKVGQVLTLAELGSQTPGFGSLAEAPSPLAPEAALAELSRRLGRPWRQVFTSLDGGGIAASLGQVHRGVLQDGRAVAVKLRHPGIADAVRSDLRALGWLAAPLGGWRGKLDLSAYRHELAQMLQQELDYHHEARLLREAGARMADVPGVVVPVPVDALIREDLLVMSWVDGEPLSEARRWSEADRRALSTTLVRLFLHGLFTWGALHADPHPGNYRVSRGPEGGPRLGVLDFGCVKALPAELTTGLGRLLSLLRAPGSEPDPRMLLAAWVTLGFTPELLEPMAEVLPAVSRVLLEPFLQEGPFHVARWRLGERLTEALGPHRWNFRAAGPASLLFVLRAFHGLVRHLDVLEAPIAWGPLLDEARSPSLPPPPLPPEAHAAGTARYLRVRVMEGAHTRVALTFRAEVTAHLEELLPEDLGPRLAARGLNPAAIAASAVAAGLRPSELFHLDEGERHVRVWLE, encoded by the coding sequence GTGAGGACCGGACTGAGACGTTGGTGGGAATTGGGACAGGTCGCGCGGGCCTCCACGCGGCTGCGCCGTGGCGCCAGGCCCCAGGAGGCGGAGGACGCACGGCGGGAGCTGGCCGAGCGGCTCCTCGGGCTGCGCGGGCTGCCCCAGAAGGTGGGGCAGGTGCTCACGCTCGCGGAGCTGGGCTCCCAGACGCCGGGGTTCGGCTCGCTCGCGGAGGCCCCCTCCCCGCTCGCGCCGGAGGCCGCGCTGGCGGAGCTCTCCCGCCGGTTGGGGCGGCCGTGGCGACAGGTGTTCACGTCGCTGGATGGCGGGGGCATCGCCGCGTCGCTGGGCCAGGTGCACCGGGGCGTGTTGCAGGACGGGCGCGCGGTGGCGGTGAAGCTGCGGCACCCGGGCATCGCGGACGCCGTGCGCTCCGACCTGCGCGCCCTGGGCTGGCTGGCGGCGCCCCTGGGCGGCTGGCGCGGGAAGCTGGACCTGTCCGCCTACCGGCACGAGCTGGCGCAAATGCTCCAGCAGGAGCTGGACTACCACCACGAGGCCCGGCTGCTGCGCGAAGCGGGCGCGCGCATGGCGGACGTGCCGGGGGTGGTGGTGCCCGTGCCCGTGGACGCGTTGATCCGCGAGGACCTGCTGGTGATGTCCTGGGTGGACGGCGAGCCCCTCTCCGAGGCCCGGCGCTGGAGCGAAGCGGACCGGCGCGCGCTGTCCACCACGCTGGTGCGGCTGTTCCTCCACGGCCTCTTCACCTGGGGCGCGCTGCACGCGGATCCACACCCCGGCAACTACCGCGTATCCCGGGGGCCGGAGGGAGGGCCGCGGCTGGGGGTGCTCGACTTCGGCTGCGTGAAGGCCCTGCCCGCCGAGCTGACGACGGGCCTGGGGCGGCTGCTCTCACTGCTGCGGGCACCCGGGTCCGAACCGGATCCGCGCATGCTCCTGGCCGCGTGGGTCACGCTGGGCTTCACGCCGGAGCTGCTGGAGCCCATGGCGGAGGTGCTTCCCGCCGTCAGCCGCGTGCTCCTGGAGCCCTTCCTCCAGGAGGGCCCGTTCCACGTCGCGCGATGGCGCCTGGGGGAGCGGCTCACCGAGGCGCTGGGCCCCCACCGCTGGAACTTCCGGGCCGCGGGCCCCGCGTCGCTGCTCTTCGTCCTGCGAGCCTTCCACGGGCTGGTGCGCCACCTGGACGTGCTGGAGGCCCCCATCGCGTGGGGACCGCTGCTGGACGAGGCGCGCTCCCCGTCGCTGCCACCGCCGCCCCTGCCACCGGAGGCGCACGCGGCAGGCACCGCGCGCTACCTGCGCGTGCGGGTGATGGAGGGGGCGCACACGCGGGTGGCGCTGACCTTCCGCGCGGAGGTGACGGCGCACCTGGAGGAGCTGTTGCCGGAGGACCTGGGGCCCCGGCTGGCGGCGCGTGGCCTCAATCCAGCGGCCATCGCCGCGTCAGCGGTGGCGGCGGGGCTGCGGCCGTCGGAGCTGTTCCACCTGGACGAGGGCGAGCGCCACGTCCGGGTGTGGCTGGAATGA